In one Nitrososphaera viennensis EN76 genomic region, the following are encoded:
- a CDS encoding multicopper oxidase domain-containing protein: MPSENNNNDGRGGKKLLALAVVAAVASSVVAGSLFFLAPEGRAAGGGAAAAAADSNNNNANAKKEVTLVAEEAEIEIAPGERVKAWTFNGTMPGPTLRFTEGDNVTIHFINKTPLAHTLHLHGNHDDESDGVHPQLLPGEAYNYTFVADPAGALMYHCHAYPTSLHIRMGMYGALIVDPKDDSNSKPEPAREFVIVMGEFDPEDQESFVPRYYLVNGYADQYMGEDNNMLHVRQGELIRMYVINMGTTIPYSFHLHSTIFKAYPSGLWSNDPIDAQTVEIGPGNAAIVEATWKWPGTYLFHSHGLQEERGNMGEIMVEPSQGPYRAESMIGWQHELIEKLQKPEVTEYTGGANNATAPASSSSSPHHGAGPQVAIVAGSWDNKQKENYAPREISVNAGSEVTWVNQDTIVHTVTDRQGAFDSSLIGAGGSWTHKFDSAGRHDYYCALHPWMEGSLTVE, translated from the coding sequence ATGCCAAGTGAAAACAACAATAATGATGGTAGGGGAGGGAAAAAGCTTCTTGCTCTTGCAGTCGTGGCCGCGGTTGCTTCAAGCGTTGTGGCCGGCTCGCTCTTCTTCCTTGCGCCTGAAGGCCGGGCGGCAGGAGGAGGAGCAGCGGCAGCGGCGGCAGACAGCAACAATAATAATGCTAATGCTAAAAAAGAGGTCACGCTCGTGGCCGAAGAAGCCGAGATCGAGATAGCGCCCGGCGAGCGCGTTAAAGCGTGGACGTTCAACGGCACGATGCCCGGGCCGACCCTCAGGTTCACCGAGGGCGACAACGTCACCATACATTTCATAAACAAGACGCCCCTTGCGCACACGCTCCACCTGCACGGGAACCACGACGACGAAAGCGACGGGGTCCACCCGCAGTTGCTCCCCGGGGAGGCTTACAACTACACTTTCGTGGCCGACCCCGCCGGCGCGCTGATGTACCACTGCCACGCGTACCCGACGTCGCTCCACATCAGGATGGGCATGTACGGCGCGCTGATAGTAGACCCCAAAGATGACAGCAACAGCAAGCCCGAGCCGGCAAGAGAGTTTGTGATAGTGATGGGCGAGTTTGACCCGGAAGACCAGGAGAGCTTTGTGCCCAGGTACTATCTCGTAAACGGCTACGCGGACCAGTACATGGGCGAAGACAACAACATGCTGCACGTCAGGCAGGGCGAGCTTATCAGGATGTACGTCATCAACATGGGCACCACCATCCCGTACTCGTTCCACCTTCACAGCACCATCTTCAAGGCGTACCCGTCGGGGCTCTGGTCCAACGACCCGATAGACGCCCAGACGGTCGAAATAGGGCCGGGAAACGCCGCCATAGTCGAGGCGACGTGGAAGTGGCCCGGGACGTACCTCTTCCACAGCCACGGCCTGCAGGAAGAGCGGGGCAACATGGGCGAGATAATGGTCGAGCCGTCGCAGGGGCCGTACCGGGCAGAGTCGATGATAGGCTGGCAGCACGAGCTGATTGAAAAGCTGCAAAAGCCGGAGGTGACAGAGTACACCGGCGGTGCAAACAACGCCACCGCCCCGGCAAGCTCCTCCTCTTCCCCCCATCATGGCGCAGGCCCGCAGGTGGCAATCGTGGCAGGCTCGTGGGACAACAAACAAAAAGAGAACTATGCCCCGCGCGAAATCTCTGTCAATGCAGGATCGGAAGTGACCTGGGTAAACCAGGACACCATAGTGCACACGGTCACCGACAGGCAGGGGGCTTTTGACTCGTCGCTGATAGGGGCAGGCGGCTCGTGGACGCACAAATTCGACAGCGCAGGCAGGCACGACTATTACTGCGCGCTGCATCCGTGGATGGAGGGAAGCCTGACTGTGGAGTAG
- a CDS encoding nitroreductase/quinone reductase family protein, translating into MVAFSSAAADNQPQFLYLDTRGWKTGKKHQIEIWFVEHEGKYYIMSERRERSHWVQNIMHDPGVFFSVNDKKFEGTARTVRQEDEPGLAVEVAKLMNAKYRWDDGLIVELKPA; encoded by the coding sequence GTGGTGGCTTTTTCTTCTGCTGCTGCCGACAACCAGCCACAATTCCTGTACCTGGACACCAGGGGGTGGAAGACTGGCAAAAAGCACCAGATAGAAATCTGGTTTGTCGAGCATGAAGGCAAATATTACATAATGTCAGAGCGCAGGGAACGCTCCCACTGGGTCCAGAACATCATGCACGACCCCGGCGTTTTCTTCAGCGTCAACGACAAGAAATTCGAGGGGACTGCAAGGACCGTCAGGCAGGAAGATGAGCCCGGGCTGGCGGTGGAAGTCGCAAAATTGATGAATGCCAAATACCGGTGGGACGACGGCTTGATTGTAGAGCTCAAGCCGGCGTAG
- a CDS encoding antibiotic biosynthesis monooxygenase family protein → MALADQLVEKRALLEGMVFVAIADIELKKGKEEEFKKWFLQSNRVLARQDGFIARKLLKSPNGSQHRIMVIMESKEAFAKMHTTSEHAKLHTEALAFMARPPKISAYDSVS, encoded by the coding sequence ATGGCGTTGGCGGACCAGCTGGTGGAAAAGCGCGCCCTCCTGGAGGGCATGGTATTCGTGGCAATAGCGGACATTGAGCTGAAAAAAGGAAAGGAGGAGGAGTTCAAGAAGTGGTTTTTGCAGTCAAACCGCGTCCTTGCAAGGCAGGACGGCTTTATAGCAAGAAAGCTGCTAAAGTCGCCCAATGGGAGCCAGCACCGGATAATGGTCATCATGGAAAGCAAGGAGGCGTTTGCCAAGATGCACACGACATCCGAGCACGCCAAGCTCCACACGGAGGCGCTTGCGTTCATGGCAAGGCCGCCAAAAATATCCGCCTATGATTCCGTGTCCTGA